A window of Solirubrobacterales bacterium genomic DNA:
GGACTTCCCCGTCCGAGGTCTCTTCCAAGGGCACGAAGGTGTTCGCCGCTGGCGTGAGCAGGTGTTCGAAGTTGCAGAGAACGCCCACGTGGAGCCGGAGAAGATCGTCGACGTGCATGACGACGGGGAAACCGTCTTGATGCTGCTTCGCGCCACGGGCACAGCCAGCTACTCTGAGATCGAGCTGGACATCGAGTGGGCGGCGATCTGGACGATTCGCGACGGGAAGCTGCTGCGTGCCCAGGGCTATCTGAACCGTGCCGAGGCGCTCGAAGCCGCCGGGCTGTCGGAGTAGGCGATGTCAGAGGAGAACGTGGAGGCTTTCAAGCGCGGCCTTGAGGCTGGGAACCGTGGAGACGTCGAAGGGCTGCTCGAGGAGCTCGCCCCCGAGGTGGAGTGGCACTCGGCGCTCCACGCGTTGCTGGGAGGGGAGCAGACGGTGTTCCGTGGCCACGACGGCGTCCGCGAGATGCTCCGAGACCTCAACGACGCCTTCGGCGAGATCCACATCGAGGTCTCGGAGATCCGGGATCTGGGAGACGGACTCGTCGCAATCGGCCGCACCCGCACGCGCGGCAGGGAAAGCGGCGCCGAGACCGAGACGCCCTTGGCCCTCGTGACCGAGGTCAGGGATGGCAAGACGATTTCGATTCGGGCTTTCCTCGATCACAAGCAGGCCCTCGAAGCCGCCGGGCTTTCGGAGTAGGCGATGTCGCAGGAGAACGTGGAGATCGTGCGTCGATGCTATGAGGCGTTCGACCGTGGCGACCTTGACGTTGCGTTCGAAGACTTTGCGCCAGATTTCGAGCTCGACCTGTCGCGGGCGATCGGCATCGACCGGGGTACCTACAACCTCGCCCAGTTCCGGCGGC
This region includes:
- a CDS encoding nuclear transport factor 2 family protein, which codes for MSQENVEVVRRWWSGFNEDGMPPLSLCDEQIEIRMPPDFPVRGLFQGHEGVRRWREQVFEVAENAHVEPEKIVDVHDDGETVLMLLRATGTASYSEIELDIEWAAIWTIRDGKLLRAQGYLNRAEALEAAGLSE
- a CDS encoding nuclear transport factor 2 family protein, which encodes MSEENVEAFKRGLEAGNRGDVEGLLEELAPEVEWHSALHALLGGEQTVFRGHDGVREMLRDLNDAFGEIHIEVSEIRDLGDGLVAIGRTRTRGRESGAETETPLALVTEVRDGKTISIRAFLDHKQALEAAGLSE